Proteins from a single region of Candidatus Methanosuratincola sp.:
- a CDS encoding tRNA(Ile)(2)-agmatinylcytidine synthase, whose product MPTYHLGIDDTDSLKMGCTTYIGALLVERLLRHAEFIDYPNLIRLNPNIPWKSRGNAAVCLRFRIDKGREELLGMAAEVVEENRDRQDEKNQPGIALLEGEVPGRLKLFGKRALYDVLSVEDATGLARDLGVEYRIIRGQRGLIGALAAIGNTLEGDHTYELIVYRREETWGEKRQVDRESVVEMDRRTFPHTFNNIDHETGRILITPHGPDPILFGIRGESPGVLREALEMLKFSGGGRWVIYRSNQGTDAHLMNNPALAKLAPYQAAVIEGELAAPPKVIRGGHTIAELTDGKGRIDVAAYEKSGEIQRALRGLLPGDRVRVYGGVHVHVHEGQQTRMTFNIEKLEILELVRAAARNPVCGKCEVRMKNKGKNKGYRCEKCGREAKEPATERLERNVKEGVYLPPPRSVRHLTKPLQRYGMEKSWSWNSGSIGPFFGLVDPKDPP is encoded by the coding sequence ATGCCGACATACCACCTGGGCATTGACGATACCGATTCTCTGAAGATGGGGTGCACGACCTACATCGGCGCCCTGCTCGTGGAGAGGCTCCTCCGGCACGCCGAATTCATAGATTACCCCAACCTAATCAGGCTGAACCCAAACATCCCCTGGAAATCGAGGGGGAACGCGGCAGTCTGCCTTAGGTTCCGGATCGACAAGGGGCGCGAAGAACTCCTGGGGATGGCTGCGGAGGTCGTTGAGGAGAACAGGGACCGCCAAGACGAAAAGAACCAGCCCGGCATCGCACTTCTCGAGGGGGAGGTGCCAGGGAGGCTCAAGCTCTTCGGGAAGAGGGCGCTTTACGATGTTCTTTCGGTCGAAGATGCCACGGGCCTGGCGCGGGACCTGGGCGTAGAGTACAGGATCATCAGGGGGCAGAGGGGCCTGATAGGCGCCCTAGCAGCGATAGGGAACACCCTGGAGGGCGACCACACGTACGAGCTGATCGTCTACAGGAGGGAGGAAACATGGGGCGAAAAGAGGCAGGTCGACCGCGAGAGCGTCGTTGAAATGGACAGGAGGACCTTCCCCCACACATTCAACAACATCGACCATGAAACGGGCAGGATCCTGATAACGCCCCACGGCCCGGACCCGATACTCTTCGGCATAAGGGGCGAGAGTCCAGGCGTGCTCCGGGAGGCTTTGGAGATGCTGAAATTCTCCGGGGGAGGTAGGTGGGTGATCTACCGCTCTAACCAGGGGACCGACGCCCACCTCATGAACAACCCCGCACTAGCGAAGCTAGCCCCGTACCAGGCGGCGGTGATAGAGGGGGAGCTGGCTGCCCCGCCCAAGGTGATCCGCGGCGGGCACACGATAGCGGAGCTCACGGACGGCAAGGGCAGGATCGACGTCGCGGCCTACGAGAAGTCCGGAGAGATCCAAAGGGCCCTGAGGGGACTCCTGCCGGGGGACCGCGTGCGGGTCTACGGGGGGGTCCATGTCCACGTACATGAAGGGCAACAGACGAGAATGACGTTCAACATTGAAAAGCTCGAGATCCTGGAGCTGGTGAGGGCTGCAGCCAGGAACCCGGTCTGCGGAAAATGCGAGGTCAGGATGAAGAACAAGGGGAAGAACAAGGGCTACAGGTGCGAAAAATGCGGAAGGGAGGCCAAAGAGCCCGCCACGGAGAGGCTCGAGAGGAACGTGAAAGAGGGCGTCTATCTCCCCCCGCCGCGGTCGGTCAGGCACCTTACGAAGCCCCTTCAGAGATACGGCATGGAAAAGAGCTGGAGCTGGAACAGCGGTTCAATAGGTCCCTTTTTTGGTCTGGTCGATCCCAAGGACCCTCCTTAG
- a CDS encoding thioredoxin family protein, with protein MKLEIFTSETCANCKVLKKHLKELMAELGEDYGETVVERSIDDSDVMAELLMLNVDSIPVMRIGGKVYEWQSIKDKAGLKKILTEHKK; from the coding sequence ATGAAGCTCGAGATCTTCACCAGCGAAACGTGCGCGAACTGCAAAGTCCTGAAGAAGCACCTGAAGGAATTGATGGCAGAACTCGGGGAGGACTACGGGGAGACCGTCGTAGAGAGGAGCATAGACGATAGCGACGTGATGGCGGAACTGCTGATGCTCAACGTCGACTCGATCCCGGTAATGCGGATCGGGGGCAAGGTATACGAATGGCAAAGCATCAAGGACAAGGCAGGGCTGAAGAAGATCCTGACGGAACATAAAAAATGA
- a CDS encoding Lrp/AsnC family transcriptional regulator, with the protein MIVFIMINTAAGAEEEVFDELSKIKGVLEAHLVYGVYDIIVKADIAEAKGIEGGDVVERIRQLKKVQSTMTLVVIKGVER; encoded by the coding sequence TTGATCGTCTTCATAATGATAAACACTGCCGCCGGCGCCGAGGAGGAGGTCTTCGACGAGCTTTCCAAAATTAAGGGCGTCCTGGAAGCGCACCTCGTGTACGGGGTCTACGACATAATCGTCAAAGCGGACATCGCAGAGGCAAAGGGCATAGAGGGCGGAGACGTCGTCGAGAGGATCCGCCAGCTTAAAAAAGTGCAGTCGACAATGACACTAGTCGTCATAAAAGGCGTTGAAAGGTAG